One window from the genome of Bacillus tianshenii encodes:
- a CDS encoding ATP phosphoribosyltransferase regulatory subunit, whose translation MSKLFMFEKPLGMRDTLPELYETKKKVREKMEREIDAWGYERIATPTLEYSETVGEASAILDQQLFKLLDQQGHTLVLRPDMTAPIARVAASRLQDQGLPLRLAYDANVFRAQQREGGRPAEFEQVGVELIGDGTSSADAEVIALMVHTLKNTGLENFTVALGHIGFVNALSLDVLGNDERADVLRRYLYEKNYVGYREHVKDLPLSSIDKQVLLQLLNLRGGKDKIEAGRKLTNNKAALQALDELEELWETLEAYGVTEYVKVDLNLVSHMSYYTGILFEGYAEKLGFLLCNGGRYDQLLKKFNCHTPATGFGIRLDRLVEALDTPEEQIERTLILFSRERKDEAIRLAAHYRAEGKRVVIQNIAGVEQVDELTKRYDELVYCLGAAGKENEA comes from the coding sequence GTGTCAAAGCTCTTTATGTTTGAAAAGCCACTTGGAATGCGTGATACATTACCTGAGTTATATGAAACGAAAAAGAAAGTTCGAGAAAAAATGGAGCGTGAAATTGATGCATGGGGGTATGAACGAATTGCAACCCCAACGCTGGAATACTCAGAAACGGTTGGAGAAGCATCTGCTATCCTTGACCAGCAGTTATTTAAGCTGTTAGATCAGCAAGGTCATACACTTGTTCTCCGTCCTGATATGACAGCTCCGATTGCTCGGGTTGCGGCATCTCGGTTGCAAGACCAAGGCTTGCCTCTTCGTCTTGCATATGATGCAAATGTGTTTCGTGCTCAGCAGCGTGAAGGTGGACGCCCAGCAGAGTTTGAACAAGTGGGTGTAGAACTAATCGGCGATGGTACAAGCAGTGCAGATGCGGAAGTCATTGCACTTATGGTACATACATTGAAGAACACAGGCCTTGAAAACTTTACCGTAGCACTTGGCCATATTGGGTTTGTAAATGCCTTGTCATTAGACGTCTTAGGCAATGATGAGCGAGCAGATGTATTGCGTCGTTATTTATATGAGAAAAATTATGTCGGCTATCGTGAACATGTAAAAGACTTGCCGCTTTCATCAATTGATAAACAAGTGCTTCTACAGCTATTAAACCTTCGCGGAGGGAAAGACAAAATCGAAGCTGGACGGAAGCTGACAAACAATAAAGCTGCATTGCAGGCATTAGATGAGCTTGAAGAGCTGTGGGAAACACTTGAGGCTTATGGCGTAACGGAATATGTGAAGGTTGATTTGAACCTTGTAAGTCATATGAGCTATTACACTGGTATTTTGTTTGAAGGCTATGCTGAGAAGCTTGGGTTCTTGCTTTGTAACGGTGGCCGTTATGACCAGCTTCTTAAGAAATTTAACTGTCATACACCTGCAACTGGGTTTGGCATTCGGTTAGACCGGCTTGTAGAAGCATTAGATACACCAGAAGAGCAAATTGAACGAACATTAATCTTATTTAGTAGAGAGCGCAAAGATGAAGCGATTCGTTTAGCAGCTCATTACCGGGCTGAAGGTAAGCGAGTTGTCATTCAAAATATCGCGGGTGTTGAGCAAGTCGATGAATTAACGAAACGATATGATGAGCTTGTCTATTGTCTTGGGGCGGCTGGAAAGGAGAATGAAGCATGA
- the hisD gene encoding histidinol dehydrogenase produces the protein MKIVRVTEDISLKRDIDSGTEEQRQAVLTILQDVKENGDQALAKYTEKFDGVKLDSLLVTDEEIEAAYKQIDDTLIGYLREAAENIHDYHKRQVKQSWMTTSEDGTILGQKLTPLDAAGVYVPGGTAAYPSSVLMNVIPAQAAGVKRIAMVSPPQKDGSLPAGVLVAANELGIREIYKVGGAQAIGALAYGTESIAPVDKITGPGNIFVALAKREVFGMVDIDMIAGPSEIVVLADETAKASYIAADLLSQAEHDPRSSSVLVTSSMKLAEQTAKEVEEQVAKLPRVEIAEASVRDYGAIYVTETLDDAIETVNELAPEHLEVMTVNPMGVLGKIRHAGAIFLGEHSSEPVGDYFAGPNHILPTNGTARFSSPLNVDDFMKKSSIISYSAESLRSNGPKIAALARLEGLEAHARSVEKRLGEKK, from the coding sequence ATGAAGATTGTACGCGTCACAGAAGACATTTCCCTAAAGCGTGATATTGACAGCGGGACAGAAGAGCAGCGCCAAGCTGTGTTAACTATATTACAAGATGTGAAGGAAAATGGGGACCAAGCTTTAGCAAAATATACTGAAAAGTTTGACGGTGTAAAGCTTGATTCATTGCTTGTTACAGATGAAGAGATAGAAGCAGCATATAAGCAAATAGATGATACATTGATTGGTTACTTACGTGAAGCTGCAGAAAATATCCATGACTATCATAAGCGTCAAGTGAAGCAATCATGGATGACCACATCAGAAGACGGAACAATTCTTGGGCAGAAGCTTACCCCATTAGATGCTGCAGGCGTCTATGTACCAGGTGGAACAGCTGCATATCCGTCGTCTGTGTTAATGAACGTCATTCCAGCCCAAGCAGCAGGTGTGAAGCGAATTGCAATGGTGTCGCCGCCGCAAAAGGATGGCAGTCTTCCAGCAGGCGTTCTTGTTGCTGCAAATGAACTGGGAATTCGTGAAATCTACAAAGTTGGCGGAGCCCAAGCCATTGGCGCACTTGCATACGGAACAGAATCAATTGCACCCGTTGATAAAATTACAGGCCCAGGCAATATATTTGTCGCACTAGCTAAGCGTGAAGTATTCGGTATGGTTGATATTGATATGATTGCAGGACCGAGTGAAATTGTTGTTCTTGCAGATGAAACGGCAAAAGCTTCGTATATTGCCGCAGACCTTCTTTCACAGGCAGAGCACGACCCACGCTCTTCAAGTGTGCTCGTGACGTCTTCTATGAAGCTTGCTGAACAGACAGCGAAAGAGGTTGAAGAGCAAGTTGCAAAGCTTCCGCGTGTTGAAATTGCAGAAGCTTCTGTGCGAGATTATGGCGCAATCTATGTCACGGAAACATTAGATGATGCGATTGAAACCGTTAATGAGCTTGCACCTGAACATTTGGAAGTGATGACTGTGAATCCGATGGGGGTTTTAGGGAAAATCCGTCATGCAGGCGCCATTTTCTTAGGTGAACACAGCTCAGAGCCTGTTGGGGATTATTTTGCAGGACCAAATCACATTTTACCGACAAATGGCACAGCGCGTTTTTCAAGTCCGCTGAATGTCGATGATTTTATGAAGAAATCAAGTATTATTTCATATAGCGCTGAAAGCCTTCGAAGCAATGGACCGAAGATTGCAGCTCTTGCACGACTAGAAGGTCTTGAAGCACATGCAAGAAGTGTGGAGAAACGATTGGGGGAGAAGAAATGA
- the hisA gene encoding 1-(5-phosphoribosyl)-5-[(5-phosphoribosylamino)methylideneamino]imidazole-4-carboxamide isomerase encodes MSQFTIYPAIDMRGGKCVRLLQGDYDKETVYGDSPFDMAKAFAEQGTEWIHMVDLDGAKAGKRVNDVHVLKAAKELDVKVQIGGGIRSEEDVAAYLDNGVDRVILGSAAISNPDFVRKMLKQYGEKIAIGIDAKDGYVATEGWLNTSKVKAVELGKELADAGAEVFIFTDISKDGMMSGPNTDAIVDMAKATGKQVIASGGVSSLDDVRQLGKHQDSGVSGAIIGKALYEKKFTVRDALNEAVRG; translated from the coding sequence ATGAGTCAGTTTACAATCTATCCTGCTATCGATATGCGCGGGGGCAAGTGTGTGCGCTTATTACAAGGGGATTATGATAAGGAAACAGTTTACGGAGATTCTCCGTTTGATATGGCGAAGGCTTTTGCTGAACAAGGTACAGAGTGGATTCATATGGTTGACTTAGATGGGGCGAAAGCTGGCAAGCGCGTGAATGATGTACATGTATTGAAAGCAGCCAAAGAGTTAGATGTAAAAGTCCAAATCGGCGGCGGCATTCGTTCAGAAGAAGATGTAGCGGCATATCTGGATAATGGAGTGGACCGGGTTATTCTCGGCAGTGCAGCGATTTCAAATCCTGATTTTGTTCGGAAAATGTTAAAGCAATACGGTGAGAAAATTGCAATCGGCATTGATGCGAAAGATGGTTATGTCGCAACAGAAGGCTGGTTAAATACATCGAAAGTGAAAGCAGTGGAACTTGGCAAAGAGCTTGCGGATGCTGGAGCAGAGGTGTTTATTTTTACAGATATATCGAAGGACGGCATGATGTCAGGGCCGAATACAGATGCGATTGTTGATATGGCAAAGGCGACTGGTAAACAAGTCATTGCTTCAGGTGGTGTCAGCTCGCTGGATGATGTTCGTCAGCTTGGAAAGCATCAAGATTCAGGAGTTAGCGGTGCCATTATCGGAAAAGCCCTCTATGAGAAAAAATTCACTGTACGTGATGCTTTAAATGAGGCGGTGCGAGGATGA
- the hisF gene encoding imidazole glycerol phosphate synthase subunit HisF: MITKRIIPCLDVKEGRVVKGIQFVELRDAGDPVELAEFYDQEGADELVFLDISASHEGRETMVDVVEQVAAKLAIPFTVGGGINTLEDMKRILRAGADKVSVNTAAVKRPELITEGSDYFGSQCIVTAIDAKFDETTGSWRVYTHGGRTPTDWDAVEWAQEAVRRGTGEILLTSMDKDGEKTGFDLDLTKTISQAVTVPVIASGGAGNAEHFVESFERGEADAALAASIFHYKETSVQAVKDYLRQRGVNVR; the protein is encoded by the coding sequence ATGATTACAAAGCGAATAATCCCGTGCTTAGATGTAAAAGAAGGTCGTGTTGTAAAAGGGATTCAATTTGTTGAATTACGAGACGCTGGAGACCCTGTTGAGCTTGCTGAATTTTATGACCAAGAAGGTGCAGATGAATTAGTTTTTCTTGATATTTCTGCCTCACATGAAGGAAGAGAAACAATGGTGGATGTCGTTGAGCAAGTGGCGGCTAAGCTTGCGATTCCTTTTACTGTTGGGGGCGGCATCAATACACTTGAAGATATGAAGCGCATCTTACGTGCAGGTGCTGATAAGGTTTCTGTTAACACAGCTGCTGTGAAGCGTCCTGAATTAATTACTGAGGGGTCAGATTACTTTGGTTCGCAATGCATTGTGACGGCCATTGATGCGAAATTTGACGAAACGACGGGCTCGTGGCGTGTCTATACACATGGTGGTCGAACGCCGACAGACTGGGATGCTGTTGAATGGGCACAAGAAGCCGTTCGCCGCGGCACAGGAGAAATCTTATTAACCTCTATGGACAAAGACGGTGAAAAGACAGGCTTTGACCTTGATTTAACAAAGACGATCAGCCAGGCAGTAACGGTGCCAGTTATCGCCTCAGGCGGAGCAGGGAATGCTGAGCATTTTGTTGAAAGCTTTGAAAGAGGGGAAGCTGATGCAGCGCTTGCCGCATCGATCTTCCACTATAAAGAGACATCTGTTCAAGCAGTGAAAGATTATTTAAGACAACGAGGGGTGAACGTGCGATGA
- the hisB gene encoding imidazoleglycerol-phosphate dehydratase HisB, translating to MTQERQATIERKTNETNISLTFGIDGSGISKLETGVPFLTHMLDLFTKHGHFNLELQADGDTEIDDHHTTEDIGICLGQALQTALQDKKGIKRYGNAFVPMDEALAQVVVDLSNRPHLEFRAEFPSSRVGTFDTELVHEFLWKLALEARMNLHVIVHYGHNTHHMIEAVFKALGRALDEATQVDPRVKGVPSTKGML from the coding sequence ATGACACAAGAACGTCAGGCAACAATTGAACGCAAAACGAATGAAACAAACATTTCGCTTACATTTGGAATTGATGGGAGCGGGATTTCAAAGCTTGAAACAGGTGTGCCGTTTTTAACACATATGCTCGATTTATTTACAAAGCATGGCCACTTTAATTTGGAGCTGCAGGCAGATGGGGATACCGAAATTGATGACCATCATACAACAGAAGATATCGGGATTTGCTTAGGCCAAGCATTGCAAACAGCACTGCAAGATAAGAAAGGAATTAAGCGTTACGGGAATGCATTTGTGCCGATGGATGAAGCATTAGCACAGGTTGTTGTTGACTTAAGCAATCGTCCTCATTTGGAGTTTCGTGCAGAGTTTCCAAGCAGCCGTGTAGGTACGTTTGATACTGAGCTTGTCCATGAATTTCTATGGAAGCTTGCCCTTGAAGCTCGTATGAACCTGCATGTCATTGTTCATTACGGTCACAATACACATCATATGATTGAGGCTGTCTTCAAAGCGTTAGGCCGTGCCTTAGATGAAGCAACACAAGTAGATCCGCGCGTGAAGGGTGTGCCTTCTACGAAAGGAATGTTGTAA
- the hisIE gene encoding bifunctional phosphoribosyl-AMP cyclohydrolase/phosphoribosyl-ATP diphosphatase HisIE yields MNIDDIKFDKQGLVPAIVQDAASKEVLTLAYMNKESLQKSLDTLETWFWSRSRQELWHKGATSGNTQTITDIRWDCDKDALLVFVDPAGPACHKGTYSCFSESLLEKKVAPKADRFAILTQLEEIIAKREAERPEGAYTTYLFEEGVDKILKKVGEEASEVIIAAKNRDKEELKWESADLLYHLLVLLREQQLPLDEVLNVLEERHTTKK; encoded by the coding sequence ATGAACATAGATGATATTAAATTTGATAAGCAAGGCTTGGTTCCGGCAATCGTCCAGGACGCCGCAAGTAAGGAAGTGTTGACACTCGCTTACATGAATAAAGAATCCTTGCAGAAGTCACTAGATACACTTGAAACATGGTTTTGGAGCCGTTCAAGACAGGAGCTATGGCATAAAGGAGCAACGTCAGGAAATACACAAACAATCACAGATATCCGCTGGGATTGTGACAAGGATGCATTGCTTGTATTCGTTGATCCAGCAGGTCCTGCTTGTCATAAAGGTACATATAGCTGCTTTAGCGAATCGCTGCTAGAGAAAAAGGTTGCACCGAAAGCAGATCGGTTTGCCATTCTTACGCAGCTTGAGGAAATAATCGCTAAACGGGAGGCTGAACGCCCTGAGGGTGCCTATACGACGTATTTATTCGAAGAAGGCGTTGACAAAATATTGAAGAAGGTTGGCGAAGAGGCATCTGAAGTTATTATTGCTGCAAAAAATCGTGATAAAGAAGAGTTGAAGTGGGAGTCAGCAGACTTATTGTATCATTTACTTGTGCTGCTCCGTGAACAACAGCTACCGCTTGATGAGGTGTTAAACGTCTTAGAAGAACGTCATACGACGAAAAAATAA
- the hisG gene encoding ATP phosphoribosyltransferase — translation MSDFLTMAMPKGRIFEEAAELLRKAGYRLPPEFDDSRKLIIDVPEESLRFILAKPMDVPTYVEHGVADLGIAGKDTMLEEERDVYEVLDLKISACHLAVAGLPDANGNDVAPKVATKYPAVASKYFREQGEQVEIIKLNGSIELAPLIGLADRIVDIVSTGRTLRENGLVELEHIQDITSRIIVNPVSYRLKDKRIDEMVERLSGVVEEGVEV, via the coding sequence ATGAGTGATTTTTTAACAATGGCGATGCCTAAGGGGCGTATTTTTGAAGAGGCAGCTGAATTGTTACGAAAAGCAGGCTATCGTCTTCCGCCTGAATTCGATGATTCTCGTAAATTAATTATTGATGTGCCAGAAGAGTCGCTGCGCTTTATTCTTGCTAAACCAATGGACGTACCAACATATGTCGAGCATGGTGTAGCAGACTTAGGTATTGCGGGAAAGGATACAATGCTTGAGGAAGAGCGAGATGTCTATGAAGTACTGGATCTGAAGATTAGTGCGTGTCACCTTGCCGTAGCAGGTCTGCCAGATGCGAACGGGAACGATGTTGCACCAAAGGTTGCCACGAAATATCCAGCAGTTGCTTCGAAATACTTCCGTGAGCAAGGCGAGCAAGTAGAGATTATTAAGTTAAATGGGTCAATTGAGCTTGCACCACTCATTGGGCTTGCTGACCGTATTGTTGATATTGTTTCAACAGGCAGAACGTTACGTGAAAATGGCCTCGTTGAATTAGAGCATATTCAAGATATTACGTCCCGAATTATTGTGAATCCTGTTAGCTATCGTCTAAAGGATAAGCGTATTGATGAAATGGTAGAACGGCTGTCAGGAGTTGTTGAAGAAGGGGTGGAAGTATGA
- the hisH gene encoding imidazole glycerol phosphate synthase subunit HisH yields the protein MIGIIDYGMGNLYSVSKALERMDYDYIVTDDTEELKKTKGLILPGVGSFRDAMAILNEQGLTDYIKEEVSNGKPLLGICLGMQLLFEESEENGLTKGLSFLKGRAIHFKGTTADGTRYKVPHMGWNKLDFKHGKNHLLQGVEEGHVYFVHSYYIDTDDTDVILASSAYDVDVPAVVGRDNVYGTQFHPEKSSEIGMSILQNFAAIVEGEKK from the coding sequence ATGATCGGGATTATTGATTATGGAATGGGGAACTTATACAGCGTTAGTAAGGCATTAGAACGAATGGATTACGATTATATCGTCACAGATGATACAGAGGAACTTAAGAAAACAAAAGGTTTAATCCTCCCTGGTGTCGGTTCTTTTCGTGATGCAATGGCGATTTTAAACGAACAGGGCTTAACAGATTATATAAAAGAAGAAGTGAGCAACGGAAAACCACTGCTCGGTATTTGTTTAGGCATGCAGCTGTTATTCGAAGAGAGTGAAGAAAACGGTTTGACGAAAGGGTTGTCTTTCTTAAAGGGGAGAGCGATTCATTTCAAAGGAACTACAGCTGACGGAACACGTTATAAAGTGCCTCATATGGGCTGGAACAAGCTTGATTTCAAACATGGAAAAAACCATCTCCTGCAAGGTGTGGAAGAAGGCCATGTCTATTTCGTCCATTCCTATTATATCGATACAGATGATACAGATGTCATTCTGGCGAGCAGTGCGTATGATGTAGATGTCCCAGCTGTTGTTGGGCGGGACAATGTATACGGCACACAATTCCATCCAGAGAAAAGCAGTGAAATCGGTATGTCAATTCTACAGAACTTTGCAGCCATTGTGGAAGGGGAGAAGAAGTGA